In Phormidium yuhuli AB48, one genomic interval encodes:
- a CDS encoding PEP-CTERM sorting domain-containing protein (PEP-CTERM proteins occur, often in large numbers, in the proteomes of bacteria that also encode an exosortase, a predicted intramembrane cysteine proteinase. The presence of a PEP-CTERM domain at a protein's C-terminus predicts cleavage within the sorting domain, followed by covalent anchoring to some some component of the (usually Gram-negative) cell surface. Many PEP-CTERM proteins exhibit an unusual sequence composition that includes large numbers of potential glycosylation sites. Expression of one such protein has been shown restore the ability of a bacterium to form floc, a type of biofilm.), with protein MKTMTTLSQKTLTLTAGAAIALGGLVLGANPAIAGPLNPINDFGPTNDEFGKGSGKDCQTAECSLQSELDFYTTDGPGIDVYDFLAQEYFPTSSLLSTLMFEIAGFKDYNSFGVYARDERDENNRPTNLIEIFSGSDSGVLAKALTQTEIASLGSYFGFYLTNKNGTTFYTEHALNIKGNQHAVIYGGNNTTFNINGSEVNFLPGDLLIAFEDLQEGRRYADWDYQDMVVHVRMRKDVPEPGLILGLGAMAGSLVATRKRQRR; from the coding sequence ATGAAAACGATGACAACCTTAAGCCAAAAAACCTTGACCCTAACGGCTGGTGCCGCGATCGCCCTGGGGGGATTAGTGTTGGGAGCTAACCCAGCTATTGCCGGCCCTCTTAACCCGATTAATGATTTTGGTCCGACCAATGATGAGTTCGGGAAAGGCTCTGGTAAAGACTGCCAAACGGCTGAGTGTAGTTTGCAGTCAGAATTGGACTTTTATACCACCGACGGTCCCGGAATTGATGTTTACGACTTTTTAGCCCAGGAATACTTTCCCACCAGCAGTCTTCTCTCAACGCTCATGTTTGAAATTGCTGGATTCAAGGACTACAACAGTTTTGGGGTCTATGCTCGGGATGAGCGGGATGAGAACAATAGACCAACCAACCTGATTGAAATTTTTAGTGGCTCTGACAGTGGGGTGTTAGCGAAGGCATTGACTCAAACGGAGATAGCTAGTCTAGGGAGCTATTTTGGCTTCTATCTCACGAACAAAAACGGGACAACGTTCTATACAGAACATGCTCTGAATATCAAGGGGAATCAACATGCCGTGATTTATGGGGGTAACAATACGACCTTTAACATTAACGGCAGCGAGGTCAATTTTCTTCCGGGTGACCTCCTGATTGCCTTTGAAGACCTACAAGAGGGTCGCCGATATGCAGACTGGGATTATCAAGATATGGTGGTTCATGTGCGGATGAGGAAGGATGTTCCTGAACCCGGCCTCATCCTAGGTTTAGGTGCCATGGCTGGCTCTTTAGTGGCTACCCGCAAACGCCAGCGCCGCTAG
- a CDS encoding ComF family protein → MRLLNSVLDLFLRSNCPLCDRPLQGDELCLACQRRLNDCQQPKSVQQWQGTPPLFAWGIYQGDLKRAIAALKYENQPQLARPLGYRMGETWQQSPGLPKSLVVVPIPMHPEKQRQRGFNQAECLARYFCHLTGFSLAPKGLKRVKNTQALYGLTPQQRQQTLQRAIALGESFQRRPPRHPVLLFDDIYTTGSTTREAIALLQQHQIPVAGVATLAKTQGPSRSRSTP, encoded by the coding sequence GTGCGTCTGCTTAATTCAGTTCTTGACCTATTTTTGCGCTCTAATTGTCCCCTGTGCGATCGCCCCCTTCAGGGAGATGAACTCTGTCTGGCCTGTCAACGCCGCCTCAATGATTGTCAACAGCCCAAAAGTGTTCAGCAATGGCAAGGAACCCCACCCTTATTTGCCTGGGGAATCTATCAGGGAGACCTAAAACGAGCCATCGCCGCCCTCAAATACGAGAATCAGCCTCAACTGGCCCGTCCTCTGGGATATCGCATGGGGGAAACTTGGCAGCAGTCCCCCGGTTTGCCCAAGTCCCTGGTGGTTGTTCCCATCCCCATGCACCCAGAAAAACAGCGTCAACGGGGCTTTAACCAAGCTGAATGCTTGGCGAGATATTTTTGTCATTTGACGGGCTTTTCTTTGGCGCCGAAGGGCTTGAAACGAGTTAAAAATACCCAAGCCCTCTACGGCTTAACTCCCCAACAGCGGCAGCAAACCCTACAGCGGGCGATCGCCCTGGGGGAGTCATTTCAACGTCGGCCTCCCCGTCATCCAGTGTTGCTATTCGATGACATTTACACCACCGGAAGCACGACTCGGGAGGCGATCGCCCTGTTACAGCAGCATCAGATTCCCGTGGCGGGAGTGGCCACGTTAGCCAAAACCCAGGGCCCATCCCGGTCCAGATCGACTCCCTAA
- a CDS encoding phosphoglucomutase/phosphomannomutase family protein yields MPFHVNPIHFGTDGWRGTIAADFTFERVAQVAPVAAAVLERHYGHSARSRQVVVGYDRRFMAEDFAQLAADCLLAAGFDVLLSESYASTPAFSWAAHHHGALGAIVMTASHNPARYLGLKVKGAFGGSVSPEVTQEIEARLNSGEGVTAQQPGTLTRFDPWTDFCADLRTKVDIEGIRQVLQSGQLTVFADVMHGAAAGGLAKILDAPIQELNSDRDPLFGGGAPEPLPKNLAGLFETIKGHRLNSQGLAVGLVFDGDGDRIAAVDSEGNFLSSQVLIPILMEHLAVRKNLSGQIVKTVSGSDLIPRLAKLYGLPLLETPIGFKYIADIMLTQDVLLGGEESGGIGYNTHIPERDALLSALYVLEAVVQSGKGLGLLYRDLQEKVEFVSMYDRIDLPLASMAVRQALVDELEQHPPEEIAQTAVESCQTTDGYKFRLQDGRWLLVRFSGTEPVLRLYCEGPSMEQVRQTLNWARDWAQGIEASMA; encoded by the coding sequence ATGCCGTTTCATGTTAATCCGATCCACTTTGGCACTGATGGTTGGCGCGGAACCATTGCTGCTGATTTTACGTTTGAACGGGTGGCACAGGTGGCCCCAGTGGCGGCGGCTGTGTTAGAACGCCATTATGGTCACTCGGCGCGATCGCGTCAGGTGGTGGTGGGGTATGACCGCCGCTTCATGGCGGAGGATTTCGCGCAATTGGCGGCAGATTGTTTGCTGGCCGCCGGCTTTGATGTGTTACTGTCTGAGTCCTATGCCTCAACCCCGGCCTTTAGTTGGGCGGCCCATCATCACGGAGCGTTAGGGGCGATTGTGATGACGGCCAGTCATAATCCGGCTCGTTATTTGGGCCTAAAGGTGAAAGGGGCCTTTGGGGGGTCGGTATCGCCGGAGGTGACTCAGGAGATTGAGGCCCGCTTAAACTCTGGGGAGGGGGTGACCGCGCAACAGCCGGGAACCTTAACCCGCTTTGACCCCTGGACTGACTTTTGTGCCGATTTACGGACTAAGGTGGATATTGAGGGGATTCGCCAAGTGTTACAGTCGGGCCAGTTGACGGTGTTTGCTGATGTGATGCACGGGGCCGCCGCTGGGGGTCTGGCTAAGATTTTAGATGCCCCGATTCAGGAACTCAATAGCGATCGCGACCCCCTATTTGGCGGCGGGGCCCCGGAACCCCTGCCGAAAAATCTGGCGGGGTTATTTGAGACTATTAAGGGTCATCGTCTCAATAGTCAGGGATTAGCGGTTGGCTTAGTCTTTGATGGGGACGGCGATCGCATTGCCGCAGTGGACAGTGAGGGGAATTTTCTCAGTTCCCAGGTTCTCATTCCCATTCTCATGGAACATTTGGCGGTGCGCAAGAACCTCTCGGGGCAGATTGTGAAAACGGTCAGTGGTTCGGATTTGATTCCCCGTTTAGCTAAACTCTATGGGTTGCCCCTGTTAGAAACCCCCATTGGCTTTAAATATATTGCCGATATCATGCTCACCCAGGATGTCTTACTCGGTGGGGAAGAGTCGGGGGGAATTGGCTATAACACCCATATCCCTGAACGGGATGCCCTATTGTCAGCGTTATACGTCCTAGAGGCGGTGGTGCAATCGGGTAAGGGACTGGGATTACTCTATCGGGACTTACAGGAGAAGGTTGAGTTTGTCTCTATGTATGACCGTATTGATTTGCCCCTCGCCAGTATGGCCGTGCGTCAGGCGTTAGTGGATGAGTTGGAACAGCATCCCCCTGAGGAGATTGCCCAAACAGCCGTTGAAAGTTGTCAAACCACCGATGGCTACAAGTTCCGTTTACAAGATGGCCGTTGGCTGTTGGTGCGCTTTAGTGGCACGGAACCGGTGTTACGTCTCTATTGTGAGGGGCCAAGTATGGAACAGGTGCGTCAAACCCTCAACTGGGCCCGGGATTGGGCCCAAGGGATAGAAGCCTCGATGGCTTAG
- a CDS encoding calcium-binding protein, translating to MAGLNIALAEEDTLFSGTDADDTIVGSAGNHTIFGLAGNDVIAGGPGDDVLFGNEGDDTLFGGSGNDTLFGGPGNDLLSGDGGNDVIFGESGQNTIIGGSGNDSLVGGSGDDIIRGTDGDDTIFGTGGNNILAGGPGQDVIIGGGGSDTIFGGLGDDQLRGGSGNDLIYGDQGNNLIAGNRGDDTLVGGDGDDTIFGGRGSDVIVGGPGNDYLSGDDGNDTIFGNAGNDTIVGGSGANVIFGGRGSDLIFGGDGRNTIFGDDGNDTIFGNAGDDTIAGGDGDDIIYGGQGDDVLFGNQGDDTLFGNRGNDFLAGGQGNDYLVGGLGNNTLHGGAGADSFVLIDKPGFDVILDFNSAEEDRLLLGGLLTFEDIDIRQGTGLNVNDAVITRRGSDSVIAILRGVPIANLTEAVFAPAVGDLPIFDEIDNGNGLDDDDPEETDPDANLTTTPQLRGAELLVANRSGVIGQVAALDAAGFSVIGVETDGGDSLEDAVTIDDQGNITLTSTGVSAFDNTSTYLDISIETDAGNSGTVRVYGRIVDALEDPEIGNAQDISVGNGQDTIRIAPGTYDDPLLLSESVTLRGANAGTPGDANRGNESEITATVQVNANGVTLDGLRFTEGVNGDNTGNNLRILNNVFEEVGLSVRPGEIRSGTQIRNNQFNAIEVFGISLSNLSDARVTGNGVNVVGTEANSDGIVADLLIGSTISDNRLNVAAGGGSGIQLSGTGDAGNPLEDITLSGNTIMGESGAGRGRTDGGITLRTGNFQNLLIRENTVSGFSGDNLTGSLLLTAGTQIPDPDQVQLLDNVFAADSPGFSVYVAAATSDIPSLRVGDNFSAPETPLVVGNVAALENTEFLFS from the coding sequence ATGGCTGGACTGAATATTGCCCTAGCGGAAGAGGACACTCTGTTTAGCGGAACCGACGCCGACGATACCATCGTCGGTAGTGCCGGGAACCATACCATTTTTGGCTTAGCTGGCAACGATGTCATCGCAGGGGGGCCGGGAGATGATGTTCTGTTCGGTAACGAAGGGGATGATACCCTCTTCGGTGGCAGCGGTAATGATACCCTCTTCGGCGGTCCCGGGAACGACCTCCTCTCTGGAGATGGCGGCAATGATGTCATTTTCGGGGAGTCGGGACAAAACACCATCATCGGCGGCTCAGGCAATGACTCGCTCGTGGGTGGGAGTGGAGACGATATTATCCGAGGGACTGACGGCGATGACACCATTTTCGGCACTGGGGGGAATAACATTCTCGCTGGGGGTCCCGGTCAAGATGTCATTATTGGCGGCGGGGGCAGTGATACGATTTTTGGCGGACTGGGAGACGACCAACTTCGCGGCGGCAGTGGCAACGACCTAATCTATGGAGACCAGGGGAATAATCTTATTGCCGGCAATCGCGGTGACGATACCCTCGTTGGGGGTGATGGCGATGACACCATTTTTGGGGGACGAGGCAGTGACGTCATTGTGGGAGGTCCTGGCAATGATTACCTATCTGGGGATGACGGCAATGACACCATTTTTGGCAATGCTGGCAACGATACCATTGTTGGGGGGTCGGGGGCCAACGTCATTTTTGGGGGACGGGGCAGTGATTTGATTTTTGGTGGCGATGGCCGCAATACCATTTTTGGGGATGACGGCAATGACACCATTTTTGGCAATGCCGGTGACGATACCATTGCCGGCGGGGATGGTGACGATATTATCTATGGTGGACAAGGGGATGATGTCCTGTTTGGCAATCAAGGGGATGATACCCTCTTTGGCAATCGCGGTAATGATTTCTTAGCGGGCGGCCAGGGGAATGATTATCTGGTGGGAGGTTTAGGGAATAACACGCTCCATGGTGGGGCCGGGGCCGATAGTTTTGTTCTCATCGATAAACCGGGCTTTGACGTGATTCTTGACTTCAACAGTGCTGAAGAGGATCGCTTACTCCTGGGGGGACTGTTGACCTTTGAGGATATCGACATCCGCCAAGGAACGGGGCTGAATGTTAATGATGCCGTGATTACTCGGCGAGGCTCCGATTCCGTCATCGCCATTTTGCGAGGGGTTCCCATCGCGAACCTCACCGAGGCTGTCTTTGCCCCGGCGGTTGGTGACCTTCCTATTTTTGATGAGATTGACAATGGGAATGGACTCGATGATGATGACCCAGAGGAGACGGATCCTGATGCCAATTTAACCACAACGCCTCAACTGCGAGGGGCAGAGTTACTGGTGGCCAACAGGTCCGGAGTCATTGGCCAGGTGGCGGCCCTAGATGCAGCTGGCTTCAGTGTCATCGGTGTGGAAACAGATGGTGGTGACAGTCTTGAGGATGCTGTTACCATTGACGACCAGGGCAACATTACCCTAACCAGTACTGGGGTAAGTGCGTTTGATAATACCAGCACCTATTTAGACATCAGCATTGAGACGGATGCCGGGAACTCGGGTACGGTGCGGGTTTATGGTCGCATTGTTGATGCGTTAGAGGATCCCGAAATTGGCAATGCCCAGGATATTAGTGTCGGCAATGGTCAGGATACCATCCGCATTGCCCCGGGGACCTATGATGACCCCCTGCTGTTATCTGAGTCGGTGACCTTACGAGGGGCCAACGCGGGAACCCCAGGAGACGCGAACCGAGGGAATGAGTCGGAGATTACGGCAACGGTTCAGGTGAATGCTAATGGGGTAACCCTTGATGGGTTGAGGTTCACCGAAGGGGTGAATGGAGACAATACCGGTAACAATCTGCGCATTCTCAACAATGTATTTGAAGAAGTGGGACTCTCAGTTCGTCCCGGGGAAATCCGCAGTGGCACTCAAATTCGCAATAATCAGTTTAATGCCATTGAGGTCTTTGGCATCAGTTTAAGCAATTTAAGCGATGCTCGGGTAACGGGGAATGGGGTCAATGTTGTGGGGACAGAGGCTAATAGTGATGGGATTGTGGCCGATTTATTAATTGGCAGTACAATTTCTGATAACAGGCTCAATGTTGCAGCTGGGGGCGGATCGGGTATTCAACTCTCAGGGACGGGGGATGCGGGTAATCCTCTAGAGGATATTACGCTCTCGGGTAATACGATTATGGGAGAGTCAGGGGCTGGTCGAGGACGCACGGATGGGGGAATTACCCTACGGACGGGCAATTTCCAAAACTTGCTGATTCGGGAAAATACGGTGAGTGGCTTTAGTGGCGATAATCTCACTGGGTCATTATTGTTAACCGCTGGGACGCAGATTCCGGATCCGGATCAGGTTCAGTTGTTAGATAATGTGTTTGCGGCAGATTCTCCAGGCTTCTCAGTCTATGTTGCGGCAGCAACCAGTGATATCCCAAGTTTACGAGTGGGGGATAACTTCTCGGCACCGGAAACTCCCCTGGTGGTGGGAAATGTGGCGGCGCTAGAAAATACGGAGTTTTTGTTTAGTTAG
- a CDS encoding response regulator, giving the protein MMDDTFSQQHPLRILLAEDNLVNQKVLLRLLKRLGYEADVANNGLEAVEAVRHRVYDVILMDIQMPKMDGIKATERIFEEWSPPERPQVIAVTANVLPEYEEACEAVGMIGFVTKPVSLKTISEALSSCQMTRRQTVE; this is encoded by the coding sequence ATGATGGATGATACTTTTAGCCAGCAACACCCATTGCGTATACTTTTGGCGGAAGATAATCTCGTCAATCAGAAGGTGCTGTTGCGGTTGTTGAAACGGTTAGGATATGAGGCTGATGTGGCAAATAATGGTCTAGAGGCGGTGGAGGCAGTTCGCCACAGGGTCTATGATGTCATCCTGATGGATATTCAAATGCCTAAGATGGATGGGATTAAGGCGACGGAACGAATTTTTGAGGAATGGTCTCCCCCGGAACGTCCTCAGGTGATTGCGGTGACGGCTAATGTCCTCCCGGAGTATGAGGAGGCCTGTGAGGCGGTGGGGATGATAGGGTTTGTCACCAAGCCGGTGAGTCTGAAAACGATATCTGAGGCGTTGAGTAGTTGTCAGATGACGCGACGGCAGACGGTGGAATAA
- a CDS encoding ABC transporter ATP-binding protein: MTLSAPPSSYRQLLPYLRPHRRTITAAIACTLGFTLFWPLLGWLAGRVAEYIGEGNVEGIARLAAWSALIFLLRGLVQYGQDALMARAAFATAFDVRCQTYAHLQRLSLDYFATAKTGDLSYRLTEDVDRIGEVVNKVFHQFLPSVLQLLVVLGYMVWLNWQLTLATFVIAPVMAGLIGWFGDRLLQVSRRSQQQISNLAALLTELFAGMRLVQGFAAEDFANYRFSQAADLNRRTKYRAEQLKALQFVVVGFLEAMSVLLLFFLGAWQISQGNLTGGGFVSYIAAVAMLIDPISLVTSNYNEFKQGEASVDRIFELLTLQPSVQEAPGAIALPPLTGKVEFSGVCFAYESATGDRPKTPKWVLDQLNLRIFPGETIALVGASGAGKSTLVNLIPRFYQPQRGQILLDGVDVSQVTLKSLRRQIGIVPQDTVLFAGTVAQNIAFGQEEFDIQQVMEAAQVANAHEFISALPNGYFTLLGERGVTLSGGQRQRLAIARAVLLNPTILILDEATSALDSESEALVQEALERITCDRTVLIIAHRLATVRRADRILVMERGQLIESGTHPELLAANGRYAQFYAQQFH, encoded by the coding sequence TTGACCTTATCTGCGCCACCGTCGAGTTACCGGCAACTACTGCCCTATTTACGTCCTCATCGCCGCACCATTACCGCTGCGATCGCCTGTACGTTAGGATTTACTCTCTTTTGGCCCCTCCTCGGCTGGCTGGCGGGACGGGTGGCTGAATATATTGGGGAGGGCAATGTAGAAGGAATTGCCCGGTTGGCGGCTTGGAGTGCCTTGATTTTTTTGTTGCGCGGGCTGGTTCAATATGGCCAGGATGCGTTAATGGCTAGGGCGGCGTTCGCTACGGCGTTTGATGTCCGCTGTCAAACTTACGCCCATTTACAACGCCTGAGTCTGGATTATTTTGCCACGGCTAAAACTGGAGACCTCTCCTATCGCCTCACGGAGGATGTCGATCGCATTGGGGAAGTGGTGAATAAGGTGTTTCACCAGTTTCTGCCCAGTGTCTTGCAATTGCTGGTGGTTCTGGGCTATATGGTTTGGCTGAATTGGCAGTTAACCCTGGCGACGTTTGTGATTGCCCCGGTGATGGCGGGGTTGATTGGCTGGTTTGGCGATCGCCTCTTGCAGGTGTCCCGTCGCAGTCAACAGCAAATCTCGAATTTAGCGGCCCTCTTGACGGAACTGTTTGCGGGAATGCGTTTGGTTCAGGGATTTGCGGCGGAAGATTTTGCCAATTATCGCTTTTCCCAGGCGGCGGATCTCAATCGACGCACGAAATACAGGGCGGAACAACTGAAGGCCCTTCAGTTTGTGGTGGTGGGATTCCTCGAAGCGATGAGTGTGCTGTTGCTGTTCTTTCTCGGGGCCTGGCAAATCTCCCAAGGAAATCTCACGGGAGGCGGCTTTGTCAGTTATATTGCGGCGGTGGCCATGTTGATTGACCCCATTTCCTTGGTCACCAGTAATTACAATGAGTTTAAACAGGGGGAAGCGTCTGTCGATCGCATCTTTGAGTTACTCACGCTTCAGCCTTCGGTTCAGGAGGCCCCTGGGGCGATCGCCCTACCCCCGCTGACGGGCAAAGTAGAGTTTTCGGGGGTCTGTTTTGCCTATGAGTCTGCCACCGGTGACCGGCCTAAGACCCCCAAATGGGTCTTAGATCAGCTCAATTTACGGATTTTCCCCGGGGAAACCATTGCCCTGGTGGGGGCGTCGGGGGCGGGCAAATCCACCCTCGTCAATCTCATTCCTCGCTTCTATCAACCCCAACGGGGTCAAATTCTCTTGGATGGGGTGGATGTGAGTCAGGTGACGCTCAAGAGTTTACGCCGACAAATTGGCATTGTGCCTCAAGATACGGTCTTGTTTGCCGGGACGGTGGCCCAGAATATCGCCTTTGGCCAGGAGGAGTTTGATATTCAGCAGGTGATGGAGGCGGCCCAGGTGGCCAATGCCCATGAGTTTATCTCGGCCCTGCCCAATGGCTATTTTACCCTCTTGGGAGAACGGGGGGTGACCCTCTCAGGTGGACAACGGCAACGGTTGGCGATCGCCCGGGCCGTGTTACTCAATCCCACTATCCTGATTTTAGATGAGGCCACCTCCGCCCTGGACTCCGAATCTGAAGCCTTAGTGCAAGAAGCCTTAGAACGGATTACCTGCGATCGCACCGTGTTAATTATCGCCCACCGCCTCGCCACCGTCCGCCGGGCCGATCGCATCCTTGTCATGGAACGGGGACAATTGATTGAGTCAGGAACCCACCCCGAACTCCTAGCCGCCAATGGCCGTTACGCCCAATTCTATGCCCAACAGTTCCATTGA
- a CDS encoding DUF4112 domain-containing protein, producing MTHSTDSRPTDNLKYDRRIVNRLHRVSYILDNSIPIPGTGYRIGINPILGLVPVWGDVAGAILSGYIILNAVKLGVSRKVLLTMIYNILAETIIGVIPVLGNIFDATWKGNIRNMRLLEGYIGSPSPGRTVSLKFVLLVVFGGVLLLLLGLLLMVLLLGWLMGRVWG from the coding sequence ATGACTCATTCCACCGACTCTCGGCCAACAGACAATCTGAAGTATGACCGCCGCATTGTCAATCGCCTCCACCGTGTCAGTTACATTCTCGATAATTCCATTCCTATTCCGGGGACTGGCTATCGCATTGGGATTAACCCAATTTTGGGGTTAGTGCCGGTTTGGGGGGATGTCGCTGGGGCGATTTTGTCGGGGTATATTATCTTAAATGCGGTGAAGTTGGGGGTGTCTCGGAAGGTTCTGCTCACCATGATTTATAACATTTTGGCGGAAACGATTATTGGGGTGATTCCGGTTCTGGGAAACATTTTTGATGCGACTTGGAAGGGGAATATCCGCAATATGCGGTTATTGGAGGGGTATATTGGCAGTCCGAGTCCGGGTCGGACGGTGAGTCTGAAATTTGTGCTGTTGGTGGTGTTTGGGGGGGTCCTGCTGTTGCTGCTGGGATTGCTGCTGATGGTGCTTTTGTTGGGATGGTTGATGGGTCGTGTTTGGGGGTGA
- a CDS encoding Uma2 family endonuclease — protein sequence MIWGLDSSKILSLAEFLELPETEPACEYIDGKIYQKEMPQGKGSKLQIELASTINERGKFAKLAYAFPELRVTIGGRSLVPDISVFNWSRIPVDERGEVENQIKIAPDWLIEILSPGQNQTRVMDKIIFCLNQGTELGWCIDPQERLIMVFRGDRLPSVKAESEIVPVLSCFGSWEISVNQVFELLMF from the coding sequence ATGATTTGGGGTTTAGATTCGTCGAAAATTTTGTCTTTGGCTGAGTTTTTGGAGTTACCTGAGACAGAACCGGCTTGTGAGTATATTGATGGGAAGATTTATCAGAAAGAGATGCCCCAGGGGAAAGGTAGTAAGCTACAAATTGAGTTGGCATCTACTATCAATGAACGGGGTAAGTTTGCAAAATTAGCTTATGCGTTTCCGGAGTTGAGGGTGACGATTGGTGGGCGTTCTCTTGTTCCTGATATTTCGGTGTTTAATTGGTCTCGTATTCCTGTAGATGAGCGGGGAGAGGTGGAGAATCAGATTAAAATTGCCCCCGATTGGCTGATTGAAATTCTCTCTCCTGGACAAAATCAGACTCGGGTGATGGATAAAATTATCTTTTGCCTCAATCAAGGTACGGAACTGGGTTGGTGTATCGATCCGCAAGAACGGTTAATTATGGTCTTTCGGGGCGATCGCCTCCCCAGTGTTAAGGCGGAGTCGGAGATTGTGCCGGTGTTAAGCTGTTTCGGCAGTTGGGAGATTTCTGTGAACCAAGTGTTTGAGTTGTTGATGTTTTGA
- a CDS encoding amidohydrolase family protein, giving the protein MYDGLLVIDADAHKVENPMIFRDYVDPAYRNRIGMIVDRLGDQRARVMDYNPVTGTTDLPRIFPKPEGFGKGGFRTLHPETTLGALFNSRRIEDMDQEGVDVHVIYGTFNLTFSSIFDKDLAVALCKAYNDYMAEDCRKWGDRLKPIGVVPLQDVDEAVKEMYRCVNELGMVGVATSPNIPIPHPAAPNAFPEVRTCKHISHPDFYPLFEAAVDLDIALGLHGGPGSDMVGGIADHMETFVLNHIFVQRNQQQMAMARMVFDGAFEKFPTLRIGFVEGGCGWLPDLSHSFHEHWEKRIRDFDPKNPYQPSLKEVTELMIKERGNSVNIFSQVKNLFDMLWTKEKDPRNIDDASLYEHYDLRHRDPMEYFERGQIFVTFESDDPGPAYLAQAMGDVGKRVACFSGDYGHWDGVLPNCVRDAATVADYDRDHLAALLGGNALALYGDRLRNSIPNFQEATVTA; this is encoded by the coding sequence ATGTATGACGGACTTTTAGTCATCGATGCCGACGCACACAAAGTCGAGAATCCGATGATTTTCCGGGACTATGTGGATCCCGCCTATCGTAACCGCATTGGCATGATTGTCGATCGCCTCGGCGACCAGCGGGCCCGAGTGATGGACTACAACCCCGTCACCGGAACCACCGACTTACCCCGGATTTTCCCCAAACCCGAAGGATTTGGTAAAGGCGGCTTCCGCACCCTGCACCCGGAAACCACCCTCGGCGCCTTGTTTAACAGCCGCCGCATCGAAGACATGGACCAAGAAGGGGTTGACGTTCACGTCATTTACGGAACCTTTAACCTCACCTTCTCCAGCATCTTCGACAAAGACCTAGCTGTCGCCTTGTGCAAAGCCTACAACGACTACATGGCCGAAGATTGCCGTAAATGGGGCGATCGCCTCAAACCCATCGGCGTCGTTCCCCTGCAAGACGTGGATGAAGCGGTCAAAGAAATGTATCGCTGCGTCAACGAACTGGGTATGGTTGGGGTGGCCACCTCTCCCAACATCCCCATTCCCCATCCAGCGGCCCCCAATGCGTTCCCCGAAGTGCGCACCTGCAAACATATCAGCCACCCGGACTTCTACCCCCTCTTTGAAGCCGCCGTCGATCTCGACATCGCCCTCGGCTTACATGGTGGGCCCGGTTCTGACATGGTCGGTGGAATCGCCGATCACATGGAAACCTTCGTCCTCAACCACATCTTCGTCCAGCGCAACCAGCAACAAATGGCCATGGCGCGGATGGTGTTTGATGGTGCGTTTGAGAAATTCCCCACCCTGCGCATTGGCTTCGTCGAAGGCGGTTGTGGTTGGCTTCCCGACCTCTCCCACTCCTTCCACGAACACTGGGAAAAACGGATTCGTGACTTCGACCCCAAAAACCCCTACCAACCCTCTCTCAAAGAAGTCACCGAACTGATGATTAAAGAACGGGGGAACAGCGTCAACATCTTCAGCCAGGTGAAAAACCTGTTTGATATGTTGTGGACTAAGGAGAAAGACCCCCGCAACATCGACGACGCCAGTCTCTACGAACACTACGATTTACGTCATCGCGACCCGATGGAGTATTTTGAACGGGGACAAATCTTTGTCACCTTTGAGTCTGACGACCCCGGTCCGGCCTATCTTGCCCAAGCCATGGGTGACGTGGGTAAACGAGTGGCTTGTTTCTCTGGGGACTATGGTCACTGGGATGGTGTCCTTCCCAACTGTGTCCGCGATGCCGCGACGGTGGCGGACTACGATCGCGACCACTTAGCGGCCCTTCTCGGTGGAAATGCCTTGGCCCTGTATGGCGATCGCCTCCGCAACTCCATCCCCAATTTCCAAGAAGCCACGGTGACCGCGTAA